The following are encoded together in the Mycolicibacterium arabiense genome:
- a CDS encoding glutamate-1-semialdehyde 2,1-aminomutase, which produces MTDPGIPPRTFARSRAMQDRLHDLVPGGAHTYARGSDQFPEFMAPVLVRGQGCRVWDVDGNSYVEYGMGLRSVTLGHGYQPVVDAVTRTIAHGVNFSRPTELELAAAEDFLGLVPAADMVKFAKNGSDTTTAAVRLARAVTGRTKVAVCRQPFFSTDDWFIGTTAMNGGIPAAAVETTVRFDYNDLTSVAAALAGDDVACVILEAATALAEPQPGFLEGLRAQCDSHGTLLVFDEMITGFRWSAGGAQGVYGVAPDLSCWGKAMANGFPLSALAGKREYMELGGLRTEEDRVFLLSTTHGAETSALAAFRAVVHAYRTQNPIGLMEAAGRQLSTEITAAVRDAGLDYYVEVLGRPSCLLFATRGPDGQPSQAYRTLFLQELLRRGVLGQSFVTSAAHAAADVDQTVAAVTEALVVYRRAIERKTVEGLLEGRPVAPAIRRTAEPRYIARA; this is translated from the coding sequence ATGACCGACCCAGGAATTCCGCCGCGCACGTTTGCGCGGTCGCGCGCGATGCAGGACCGGTTGCACGACCTGGTGCCGGGCGGCGCGCACACCTACGCCCGCGGCTCCGACCAGTTCCCCGAGTTCATGGCGCCGGTGCTGGTACGCGGACAGGGCTGCCGGGTGTGGGACGTCGACGGCAACTCCTACGTCGAGTACGGCATGGGCCTGCGCTCGGTGACGCTGGGGCATGGCTATCAACCCGTCGTCGACGCGGTCACCCGGACCATCGCGCACGGGGTGAACTTCAGCAGGCCGACGGAGCTGGAACTCGCTGCCGCAGAGGACTTCCTAGGCCTGGTGCCCGCGGCGGACATGGTGAAGTTCGCGAAGAACGGCTCGGACACCACCACCGCGGCCGTGCGACTGGCACGCGCGGTCACCGGGCGGACCAAGGTCGCCGTCTGCAGGCAGCCGTTCTTCTCCACCGACGACTGGTTCATCGGCACCACCGCGATGAACGGCGGCATCCCCGCCGCCGCGGTGGAGACGACCGTCCGGTTCGACTACAACGACCTGACCTCGGTCGCCGCGGCGCTGGCGGGTGACGACGTGGCCTGCGTGATCCTCGAGGCAGCCACCGCGTTGGCCGAACCGCAACCAGGGTTCCTCGAAGGTCTTCGTGCGCAATGCGACTCGCACGGCACGCTGCTGGTGTTCGACGAGATGATCACCGGCTTCCGGTGGTCGGCCGGCGGCGCGCAGGGGGTCTACGGCGTCGCGCCGGACCTGTCGTGCTGGGGCAAGGCGATGGCCAACGGCTTCCCGCTCTCCGCTCTGGCCGGCAAGCGGGAGTACATGGAACTCGGTGGGCTGCGAACCGAGGAGGACCGCGTGTTCCTGCTGTCCACCACGCACGGCGCCGAGACGTCGGCGCTCGCGGCGTTCCGCGCGGTCGTGCACGCTTACCGCACGCAGAACCCGATCGGCCTGATGGAGGCCGCGGGCAGGCAGCTGTCCACCGAGATCACCGCGGCCGTGCGCGACGCGGGACTGGACTACTACGTGGAGGTCCTCGGCAGGCCGTCGTGCCTGCTGTTTGCCACCCGCGGTCCGGACGGGCAGCCGTCGCAGGCGTACCGCACCTTGTTCCTGCAGGAGCTGCTGCGCCGGGGCGTGCTCGGCCAGTCGTTCGTCACCTCCGCCGCGCACGCCGCAGCCGACGTCGACCAGACGGTGGCCGCGGTCACCGAGGCGCTGGTGGTCTATCGCCGCGCCATCGAACGCAAGACCGTCGAGGGGCTGCTGGAGGGTCGCCCGGTGGCGCCGGCGATCCGGCGCACCGCCGAGCCTCGGTACATCGCCCGGGCGTGA
- a CDS encoding glycosyltransferase family protein: MKVVLFCGGYGMRMRNGDDDTIPKPMQMIGPRPLIWHVMRYYAHFGHKDFILCLGYGAAHIKNYFLSYQESVSNDFVIRGGQVELLQSDISDWSITFVDTGPESPIGERLRRVKPFVEDEEYFLANYSDVLTDAPMNEIIDEVRESGAAASMLVVPPQSSFHCVDIEGSGAVTGITPVSRLPIWENGGFFVLSNEVLNMLTEDCDLVEDVCGALAAQGRLHGYKHLGFWKPADTFKERAELDAGYARGDRPWMLWEHAKDAVPEFAVT; this comes from the coding sequence ATGAAGGTCGTGCTGTTCTGCGGCGGTTACGGAATGCGGATGCGCAACGGGGATGACGACACGATCCCCAAGCCCATGCAGATGATCGGGCCGCGGCCGTTGATTTGGCACGTCATGCGCTACTACGCGCACTTCGGGCACAAGGACTTCATCCTGTGCCTCGGCTACGGCGCCGCGCACATCAAGAACTACTTCCTCTCCTACCAGGAGTCGGTGTCCAACGACTTCGTCATCCGCGGCGGGCAGGTGGAACTGCTGCAGTCCGACATCAGCGACTGGTCGATCACCTTCGTCGACACCGGCCCGGAGTCGCCGATCGGCGAGCGGCTGCGCCGCGTCAAGCCGTTCGTGGAGGACGAGGAGTACTTCCTGGCGAACTACTCCGACGTGCTGACCGATGCGCCGATGAACGAGATCATCGACGAGGTACGCGAATCCGGCGCCGCAGCCTCCATGCTCGTCGTCCCACCGCAGTCGTCGTTCCACTGCGTCGACATCGAGGGTTCCGGCGCGGTCACCGGGATCACACCGGTGTCGCGGCTGCCGATCTGGGAGAACGGTGGCTTCTTCGTCCTGTCGAACGAGGTCCTGAACATGCTCACCGAGGACTGCGACCTCGTCGAGGACGTGTGCGGTGCACTCGCCGCCCAGGGCCGGCTGCACGGGTACAAGCACCTGGGCTTCTGGAAGCCGGCCGACACCTTCAAGGAGCGGGCCGAACTCGACGCGGGATACGCGCGCGGCGACCGACCGTGGATGCTCTGGGAGCACGCCAAGGACGCCGTGCCGGAGTTCGCGGTCACGTGA
- a CDS encoding NAD-dependent epimerase/dehydratase family protein, protein MSQRVLVTGHQGYLGTVMVPVLRNAGHDVTGLDNGYFADCVLGPEPVDLSNLPVDLRDVTAEHLRGFDAVIHLAALSNDPLGALDPQITFDINHHASVRLAHAAKEAGVSRFLYASTCSVYGAAGRDLVGEDAELNPITPYAISKVRVEDDVAALADARFTPVFLRNATAFGFSPRLRADIVLNNLMGHAVLSGVVRVLSDGTPWRPLVHAADIARAFAVCLDAPADVVSCRAYNIGTEANNLTVAQIADAVCETVPAAMLSITGESGADPRSYRVDFARARTELGFDAQWSVADGARELYEAYTAYGLTTDDFGQNFTRLARLQALRSSGSIDGAMRCVSAAV, encoded by the coding sequence ATGAGCCAGCGCGTCCTCGTCACCGGTCACCAGGGATACCTGGGCACCGTCATGGTGCCCGTCCTGCGCAACGCCGGGCACGACGTCACGGGTCTCGACAACGGCTACTTCGCCGACTGCGTGCTCGGCCCGGAGCCCGTCGACCTGTCGAACCTACCGGTCGACCTGCGCGACGTCACCGCCGAGCACCTGCGGGGCTTCGACGCGGTGATCCACCTCGCGGCGCTGTCGAACGACCCGTTGGGCGCACTCGACCCGCAGATCACCTTCGACATCAACCACCACGCGTCGGTGCGACTGGCTCACGCGGCCAAGGAGGCAGGCGTCTCACGCTTCCTCTACGCCTCGACGTGTTCGGTGTACGGGGCGGCTGGCCGTGATCTCGTCGGCGAGGACGCCGAGCTGAACCCCATCACGCCGTACGCCATCAGCAAGGTCCGCGTGGAGGACGACGTCGCCGCGCTCGCCGATGCACGCTTCACGCCGGTGTTCCTGCGCAACGCAACGGCATTCGGGTTCTCGCCCCGCTTGCGCGCCGACATCGTGCTGAACAACCTGATGGGACACGCCGTGCTGTCCGGTGTCGTGCGGGTGCTCTCCGACGGCACGCCGTGGCGTCCGCTGGTCCACGCCGCCGACATCGCCCGGGCGTTCGCGGTGTGCCTCGACGCCCCGGCCGACGTGGTGTCGTGCCGCGCCTACAACATCGGCACCGAGGCCAACAACCTGACGGTCGCCCAGATCGCGGACGCAGTGTGCGAGACCGTGCCTGCCGCGATGCTGTCGATCACCGGGGAGAGTGGCGCCGATCCGCGGTCCTACCGGGTCGACTTCGCCAGGGCGCGTACCGAACTCGGCTTCGATGCGCAATGGTCGGTCGCCGACGGTGCTCGCGAGCTGTACGAGGCCTACACCGCGTACGGGTTGACCACCGACGACTTCGGGCAGAACTTCACCCGGCTGGCGCGACTGCAGGCGCTGCGTTCGAGTGGCTCGATCGACGGGGCGATGCGCTGTGTCAGCGCAGCAGTGTGA
- a CDS encoding PIG-L deacetylase family protein: protein MISLHAGDLAEIAVLGAHCDDIAIGMGGTLLALARSRPGLRVHALVLSGGGTEREAEERAALHAFCPGATVALTVLDLPDGRAPQHWDRIKQALADFRRTCEPDVVFATQRNDAHQDHRLLAELVPTEFRDHLTLGYEILKWETDTPTPNVFHPLGTEIAEEKVKLLHEHYPSQVGRDWFDDLSFLGLSRLRGVQCRSPHAEAFVVDKTIMTLGVNT from the coding sequence GTGATCTCCCTGCATGCAGGCGATCTCGCCGAGATCGCGGTGCTCGGCGCGCACTGCGACGACATCGCCATCGGCATGGGCGGGACGCTGCTGGCCCTGGCGCGGTCGCGTCCCGGCCTGCGGGTGCACGCACTGGTGCTCAGCGGCGGTGGCACCGAACGCGAGGCCGAGGAGCGCGCGGCCCTTCATGCGTTCTGCCCCGGCGCCACGGTCGCGTTGACCGTGCTCGACCTGCCCGATGGCCGAGCCCCGCAGCACTGGGATCGAATCAAGCAGGCGCTGGCGGACTTTCGCCGCACCTGTGAACCCGACGTGGTGTTCGCCACCCAACGCAACGACGCCCACCAAGACCACCGGCTGCTCGCCGAATTGGTGCCAACGGAGTTCCGCGACCACCTGACGCTGGGCTACGAGATCCTCAAGTGGGAGACGGACACCCCGACCCCCAACGTGTTTCATCCGCTCGGTACCGAGATCGCCGAGGAGAAGGTGAAGCTGCTGCACGAGCACTACCCGTCCCAGGTGGGTCGGGACTGGTTCGACGACCTGTCGTTCCTCGGCCTGTCCCGGTTGCGCGGCGTGCAGTGCCGCAGCCCGCACGCCGAGGCGTTCGTGGTGGACAAGACGATCATGACCCTTGGAGTGAACACATGA
- a CDS encoding class I SAM-dependent methyltransferase, protein MPCRVCESDQLLSVLDLGATPPCEKLLDDQALDQAEVTYPLHLRVCADCLLLQIPALITPEDTFTEYAYFSSFSDSWVEHARRFVTDAVDRLDLNGDSFVVEVASNDGYLLRHVLDAGVRCLGIEPSVNVGAAAVERGVPTVTAFLDEAAGRRVRAEHGPADLVVANNVYAHIPDVLGFTRGLRALVADDGWVSIEVHHALALITQAQYDTIYHEHFQYYTVASATNALATAGLTVVDVELIETHGGSIRLWARPAAAAGPPSARVADALAIEADAGLHDVAGYVGLQHRVELQRQQLLGFLLECRTAGKRVVGYGAPGKGNTLLNYCGIRSDLIEYLVDRNPYKHGKFTPGARIPVHPVEVLDKDRPDVIVVLPWNLEAEITAQLAYTAEWGAVLVYPLPNLHVVDALSGAKEGMQS, encoded by the coding sequence GTGCCGTGCCGAGTGTGTGAATCAGACCAACTGCTCAGTGTGCTCGACCTGGGTGCGACGCCGCCCTGCGAGAAGTTGCTCGATGATCAGGCGCTCGACCAGGCAGAAGTCACCTACCCGCTGCACCTGAGGGTCTGCGCCGACTGCCTGCTGCTGCAGATCCCCGCGCTGATCACCCCCGAGGACACCTTCACCGAGTACGCCTACTTCTCCTCGTTCTCCGACAGTTGGGTCGAGCACGCGCGCCGGTTCGTCACCGATGCCGTCGACCGCCTGGATCTGAACGGCGATTCATTTGTCGTCGAGGTCGCCAGCAACGACGGCTACCTCCTGCGCCACGTCCTCGACGCCGGCGTGCGGTGCCTGGGCATCGAGCCGTCGGTCAACGTGGGGGCCGCCGCCGTCGAACGCGGCGTCCCGACGGTCACTGCCTTCCTGGACGAGGCAGCCGGTCGGCGGGTGCGCGCGGAGCACGGCCCTGCCGATCTCGTGGTGGCCAACAACGTCTACGCCCACATCCCGGACGTACTCGGGTTCACCCGCGGCCTGCGGGCGCTGGTCGCCGACGACGGCTGGGTGTCGATCGAGGTGCACCACGCGCTCGCCCTGATCACCCAGGCCCAGTACGACACGATCTACCACGAACACTTCCAGTACTACACCGTGGCATCGGCGACCAATGCGCTCGCCACCGCGGGCCTGACCGTGGTCGACGTCGAACTCATCGAAACCCATGGCGGCTCGATCCGGCTGTGGGCCCGGCCCGCCGCGGCCGCGGGTCCGCCCAGCGCGCGGGTCGCCGACGCGCTCGCGATCGAGGCCGACGCCGGCCTGCACGACGTCGCGGGCTACGTCGGTTTGCAGCACCGGGTGGAGCTGCAGCGCCAGCAGCTGCTGGGCTTCCTGCTCGAGTGCCGCACAGCGGGCAAGCGCGTGGTCGGCTACGGCGCACCCGGCAAGGGCAACACCCTGCTGAACTACTGCGGCATCCGGTCCGACCTCATCGAGTACCTCGTCGACCGGAACCCCTACAAGCACGGGAAGTTCACCCCCGGCGCACGGATCCCGGTCCATCCGGTCGAGGTGCTCGACAAGGACCGGCCCGACGTCATCGTCGTGCTGCCGTGGAATCTCGAGGCGGAGATCACCGCCCAGTTGGCCTACACCGCGGAGTGGGGCGCCGTGCTCGTCTACCCGCTACCGAACCTCCACGTCGTGGACGCGCTCTCCGGAGCCAAGGAAGGAATGCAGTCATGA
- the regX gene encoding two-component sensory transduction protein RegX yields MTSVLIVEDEESLADPLAFLLRKEGFEATVVTDGPSALAEFERSGADIVLLDLMLPGMSGTDVCKQLRSRSSVPVIMVTARDSEIDKVVGLELGADDYVTKPYSARELIARIRAVLRRGADPDDSGIADGVLEAGPVRMDVERHIVSVDGDPITLPLKEFDLLEYLMRNSGRVLTRGQLIDRVWGADYVGDTKTLDVHVKRLRSKIESDPANPVHLVTVRGLGYKLEG; encoded by the coding sequence ATGACCAGTGTGTTGATCGTGGAAGACGAGGAGTCGCTGGCGGACCCGTTGGCGTTCCTGCTGCGCAAGGAGGGCTTCGAGGCGACGGTCGTCACCGACGGCCCGTCGGCGCTGGCCGAGTTCGAGCGGTCCGGTGCCGACATCGTGCTGCTCGACCTGATGCTGCCCGGAATGAGCGGAACGGACGTCTGCAAACAACTGCGTTCGCGCTCCAGCGTGCCTGTGATCATGGTCACCGCGCGCGACAGCGAGATCGACAAGGTGGTGGGCCTCGAACTCGGTGCCGACGACTACGTCACCAAGCCGTACTCGGCGCGCGAACTGATCGCCCGCATCCGCGCGGTACTGCGCCGTGGAGCGGACCCGGACGACTCCGGCATCGCCGATGGCGTCCTCGAGGCTGGGCCCGTCCGGATGGACGTCGAGCGGCACATCGTGTCGGTCGACGGTGATCCGATCACGTTGCCGCTCAAGGAATTCGACCTGCTCGAGTACCTCATGCGCAACAGTGGCCGGGTGCTCACCCGCGGCCAGCTGATCGACCGGGTGTGGGGCGCGGACTACGTCGGCGACACGAAGACCCTCGACGTCCACGTCAAGCGCCTGCGCAGCAAGATCGAATCCGACCCCGCCAACCCCGTACACCTCGTCACGGTGCGGGGCCTCGGCTACAAGCTCGAGGGCTGA
- a CDS encoding dTDP-4-dehydrorhamnose 3,5-epimerase family protein — protein MRIEQTSLAGVVVLVPQPFHDDRGLFTRTFDADVFDDWAGAPGTAARFVQDSQSRSRRGVIRGMHGRRGRGEAKLVRCANGAVHDVLVDARPDSPTFGRHEAFTLDDSEFRHLYVPPGMLHGFQALTETADVCYRIDTPHDPSEDVAVAHDDPDLALGWPLPVSVVSARDAAAGSWQDLLTLLR, from the coding sequence GTGCGCATCGAGCAGACGTCCCTGGCGGGCGTCGTCGTCCTGGTCCCGCAGCCGTTCCACGACGACCGGGGACTGTTCACCCGCACCTTCGACGCCGACGTGTTCGACGACTGGGCGGGTGCGCCCGGCACTGCGGCGCGGTTCGTGCAGGACTCGCAGTCGCGGTCGCGCCGCGGCGTGATCCGGGGCATGCACGGCAGGCGCGGGCGGGGTGAGGCCAAGCTGGTGCGGTGCGCCAACGGCGCGGTGCACGACGTGCTGGTCGATGCCAGACCCGATTCCCCCACGTTCGGCCGCCATGAGGCATTCACGTTGGACGACAGCGAGTTTCGGCATCTCTACGTACCGCCGGGAATGCTGCACGGATTCCAGGCGCTGACCGAGACGGCGGACGTCTGCTATCGCATCGACACGCCGCACGACCCGAGTGAGGACGTCGCCGTCGCTCACGACGACCCCGACCTCGCGTTGGGCTGGCCCCTGCCGGTGAGCGTCGTGTCTGCGCGGGACGCCGCGGCGGGCAGCTGGCAGGATCTGCTCACACTGCTGCGCTGA
- a CDS encoding class I SAM-dependent methyltransferase produces MSVCRACAAPQPHRVLDLGAVPAADHFPPAGLPVQPGEADHPLAMDLCTACGLAQLADDDTVTAEPRGVEPQALVDQAADAVARVSADGWLTGTSVREFGSPHGGSWLPLLAERGMASTDGRADVVLDCFGIMHEPDQRAAFARRAAATAPDGVLLLQYHELSAIVDGGQWNALRHGHFAYYSMVALRILLAGAGLRPMAAWRFPLYGGTVLVGAVHRGSSRDGTPDPEIGKLTAADATVARPEGLAPLQSAADRHANALRSYLRWQRDAGRRVYAYGAASRAVALFARAGLDSGLLGAVADASAAKQGRRMPGTDIPIISPDALVAATPDVVLLTLADLLPEVSARLPELAGRWVTDEAVAMASTGGGRP; encoded by the coding sequence ATGAGTGTCTGCCGGGCCTGCGCTGCGCCGCAGCCACATCGCGTGCTGGACCTCGGTGCGGTGCCCGCCGCCGACCACTTCCCGCCGGCCGGTCTGCCCGTGCAGCCCGGCGAGGCCGACCATCCGTTGGCGATGGACCTGTGCACCGCGTGCGGGCTCGCACAACTGGCCGACGACGACACCGTCACCGCCGAACCGCGCGGCGTCGAACCGCAGGCGCTCGTCGACCAGGCCGCCGACGCGGTCGCCCGGGTGAGCGCCGACGGCTGGCTCACCGGGACGTCGGTGCGCGAGTTCGGCAGCCCGCACGGCGGCAGTTGGCTGCCGCTGCTGGCCGAGCGCGGCATGGCGTCCACCGACGGCCGGGCCGACGTCGTCCTCGACTGCTTCGGCATCATGCACGAACCCGACCAGCGGGCGGCGTTCGCGCGGCGGGCGGCCGCCACCGCGCCGGACGGCGTCCTGCTACTGCAGTACCACGAACTCTCGGCCATCGTCGACGGCGGTCAGTGGAATGCGTTGCGGCACGGACACTTCGCCTACTACTCGATGGTGGCGCTGCGGATCCTGCTCGCGGGCGCAGGTCTGCGTCCCATGGCGGCATGGCGATTCCCGCTCTACGGCGGCACCGTGCTGGTGGGCGCGGTGCACCGCGGTTCGTCGCGCGACGGGACACCCGACCCGGAGATTGGCAAGCTCACCGCTGCGGACGCGACCGTGGCCCGGCCCGAGGGTCTCGCCCCGCTGCAGTCCGCCGCCGACCGGCACGCCAACGCCCTGCGCTCCTATCTGCGGTGGCAGCGCGATGCGGGCCGGCGGGTGTACGCCTACGGTGCGGCCTCGCGTGCGGTGGCGCTGTTCGCGCGCGCCGGGCTGGACTCCGGGCTCCTCGGTGCGGTCGCCGACGCGTCAGCGGCCAAGCAGGGCCGCCGCATGCCCGGCACCGACATCCCGATCATCTCGCCCGACGCGCTCGTCGCCGCCACGCCCGACGTGGTGCTGCTGACCCTGGCGGACCTGCTGCCCGAGGTGTCGGCGCGGCTACCGGAACTCGCCGGGCGCTGGGTGACCGACGAAGCGGTCGCCATGGCTTCGACAGGAGGAGGCCGGCCATGA
- a CDS encoding sensor histidine kinase gives MSVASALLLTAVVALLALALGAAVGAVLVPRLRDRRERRTADQAGITISEMLQHVVALSPVGIVVVDVYRDVVFINDQAKALGLVRDRLLDDRAWAAAQRTLATGDDVEVDLSPARRQNPGRSGLHVRGHVRLLTEDDRRFAVVYVDDQSEHARMEATRRDFVANVSHELKTPVGAMGLLAEALQASADDPETVTRFADRMVVESNRLANMVGELIELSRLQGAEPLPELDAVDVDTVVNEALSRYKVAADNADIEITTDAPTGYRVYGDQALLVTALANLVSNAINYSPKGSPVSISRRRRGDDVEIAVTDRGIGIARADQERVFERFFRADKARSRATGGTGLGLAIVKHVAANHNGSIRLWSQPGTGSTFTLSIPAYPYHHDPDEHDEREGLELK, from the coding sequence GTGAGTGTGGCGTCCGCACTGCTGCTGACGGCAGTCGTGGCACTGCTCGCGCTGGCGCTCGGCGCAGCGGTCGGAGCGGTGCTGGTACCGCGTCTTCGCGACCGCCGGGAGCGCCGCACCGCCGATCAGGCAGGCATCACGATCTCGGAGATGCTGCAGCACGTCGTGGCGCTCTCCCCAGTGGGAATCGTGGTGGTCGACGTCTACCGTGACGTGGTCTTCATCAACGACCAGGCCAAGGCGCTCGGTCTGGTCCGCGACCGGCTGCTCGACGACCGCGCCTGGGCCGCCGCGCAGCGCACGCTCGCCACCGGCGACGACGTCGAGGTCGACCTGTCGCCTGCGCGCAGGCAGAACCCCGGCAGGTCCGGGCTGCACGTCCGCGGCCACGTCCGGCTGCTGACCGAGGACGATCGCCGCTTCGCCGTGGTCTACGTCGACGATCAGTCGGAGCACGCGCGGATGGAGGCCACCCGCAGGGACTTCGTCGCCAACGTCAGCCACGAACTGAAGACACCGGTCGGCGCGATGGGACTGCTGGCCGAGGCGCTGCAGGCGTCGGCCGACGACCCGGAGACCGTGACCCGGTTCGCCGACCGGATGGTCGTCGAGTCGAACCGGCTGGCGAACATGGTCGGCGAACTCATCGAGCTGTCGCGCCTGCAGGGCGCCGAGCCGCTGCCCGAACTCGACGCCGTCGACGTCGACACGGTGGTCAACGAGGCTCTGTCGCGTTACAAGGTGGCCGCGGACAACGCCGACATCGAGATCACCACCGACGCTCCCACCGGGTACCGGGTCTACGGCGACCAGGCGCTGCTGGTCACCGCGCTGGCGAACCTGGTCTCCAACGCAATCAACTACTCGCCGAAGGGTTCTCCGGTGTCGATCTCGCGCAGGCGCCGAGGCGACGACGTCGAGATCGCGGTGACCGACCGCGGCATCGGCATCGCCCGCGCCGATCAGGAGCGGGTGTTCGAGCGGTTCTTCCGCGCCGACAAGGCGCGGTCCCGGGCCACCGGCGGCACGGGGTTGGGGCTCGCGATCGTGAAGCACGTCGCGGCCAATCACAACGGATCCATCCGGCTGTGGAGTCAGCCGGGCACCGGGTCGACGTTCACGCTGTCGATACCGGCCTATCCCTACCACCACGACCCAGACGAGCATGACGAACGAGAGGGCCTAGAGCTCAAATGA